accccaataatgaatatacgtgtgagttatgaactttaaagaAGCTTTTCGGTGAAAACGTACAACGCGAGAGAAATTCATAAAGGAAGCACAATTATTTtgcggctaatcaagtagctcatcaaatctctacaatagcgagtctatcactctacgcaagccTAGTCTCAGGTCGTAATGCGTAATGAAGGGATTCAACAGGCAAGGATAACTCAAGTAGTACATTAAAGCAtggcgtgaacctaagtctacccggacaaatCAGGAAATCCTAGCAtatgcacggacactcgtcacctcatatttGCTCccataacatgtagcacataagaatataacacctatagggtaaattccccctcacagggttagacaggagacttaccttgctccgaagttccataaccagctccaacgcctctctagctCCTCAAATCAATGCCCAGCGGTCCGAAACTAATCTaataatgtgcaaaccaataaaaatatagtctaatactcataattaatcaatttataacaatccacaactccgctcgaaaagtcaataaagtcaaccatcGGGCctacgtgcctggattccgaaaatatttgaagataaacttacccataacattacgaactcaaatagatgatttattcctaattccatgcccaatttcgtggtaaaaattcaaaaataccaatttttaggtttctttcaaaatctcacaatttctactaattttcatgtttaaatctttGTAGAATCCATGTAGTTAGCTAACAATATGCAGGAATTAATTACCTTGCGATAGATGATGAAAAcctccacttgaagctctccaaaaatcgcctaaaccaagagagaaatgagcaaaaattcCGATTTAAAACAATTTTGCCCAGGCGTTGCCTTTTGCGATCGCGGTCTGAAGCCTCACGATCGCGAAACAATACCACCTCTACCGGAAAAAATGCCCTACGTGATCGCATCTGAAGACTCGCAATTGCAAAGCACGACCAGTCCAACAATCGTGACCGCCTGACAACTTTGCATTTGTGAAGACCAATTCCATCATCCCCTGCttcaacactacgcgaacgcgaagaattaTTCCCATCTGCTCCTCCTTACCTTCCGTGATCGCGTCTccctcttcgcgattgcgaagcatgCCAAGGACACTAGAAACCAGAAGCTGCAAATCACCCAAATTTggtctgaaaccatcccgaaacacacccgaggcccctgggaccccatccaatcacactaacaagtcccaaaacacaacacgaacctgatcgaggcctcaaatcacaccaaataacatcaaaactaagaatcgatGATCGAAAccttctttcaactttccaacatTCAAATTTTGATGAACGCgtccgattcatacttaaacattccggaatggcgccaaactttacgcacaagtcataaatcacaatacgaacctattacAAGGCTCTGAAcctcaaacggacatcaataacatcaaaatacatttcaaaccaaacttatgaaattctaaaactttcaaaatgccaactttccataataagtgcCGAAATTCTCCCAGACCACCCAAAACTCAACCCGGACATATGCCCAAATCCGAAATCATCATCTGATGATCCATTTACACCTCACCAGAAACACCAtataagtagtgcctccaaatcttgagcgcaTGTACAATAACTGCTAACTCCAAAGCATGCAccaggtagttcttctcatggggattcaactagACCGACACTTAGGCAATCACCCACTGTTCTGCATCAACATACACTCAATGCCAACCTATGAAGCATCACAATTAATTGTACATGACCCCGATCCTGAAGTCAAAACCAACACTATATATATAGTCAAAccagtcttgagcttatgaaagctctctTGACagtcatctgaccacctgaacggaacGCCTTTCTGAGCCAACTTAGTCAACGGGGCTGTAACAGATAAACATCCCTCTAcgaagcgacggtagtaaccagACAGACCCAAAAAGCTCATGATCTCGTTAGCAGTAGaaggtttgggccaactctaaattgcctcaatcttcttcggatccaccttgatcccatcactagataccacatgacccaagaatgccaccgaatccaaccaaaactcacacttggagaacttagcatacaatttcttcttcctcaaagtctgaagcataaTCCTCAAATGTTGTTTGTTCTCCTTAGCTCTACGGGAATACACCAAGATggcatcaatgaacacaatgacaaaAGAGTCCAAACAAGGCTGGAACataatgttcatcaaatgcatgaaagttactggggcattagtcaaatcAAAGGACATTACCAAAAACTTATAATGCCCATAACGAGTCTGAAAAATAGTCTTAGGGATGTCTGAAGCCCTAATATCCAACTAGTGATACCTCGATCTCAAGTTAATCTTTcagaacaccctagcaccttgaagttgatcaaataagtcatcaatgcgtggcaatagatacttgttcttgatggtgaccttgttcaacttcctATAGTCAATATAttctcatagaaccatccttcttcttaacaaacaacactggtacacactaaggtgacacactaggcctgatgaatCTCTTATCCAACAACTCTtacaattgttccttcaattccttcaaatcCACTGAAGCCATACAATACGGAAAATAGAGATAGGTTACGCGCCCGGTgccaaatcaatgccaaaatcaatatccctatcgggtgccATGCTCGGTAGATCTACTGGAAACACATCCTGAAACtccctcactactagaactgactcaacagtaggagtatcagcactaacatctctgacaaaggctaaatatgccaaacatcccttctcaaccatccgttgagcttttaaaaatgagatcactctactacgAGTGCAACCAAgagaacccttccactctaacatcggcaaccccggcattgccACAGTCTTAgagtgacaatctagaataacatggtACATAGATAACCAAAAAATACCCAAGAtcatatcaaaatctaccatatctaATAATAGAAAGTTCGCCCCCGACTCAAAACCATAAATAATGACAACACATGATCGATAAACTCGATCCACCACAATACAATTACCAACAGGTATAGACACATGCATAGGAGCATCAAGAGAACCATGAGGCATATCCATACAAGAAGCAAAGTATgataacacatatgaataagtagaaccaagATCAAACAATATTGATGCATCTATGCGGCACACAGAAATATTACTGGATCCGAAGCAACAGCCTTGGTCCTTCCTGGGAAGGCATAGCATCTGGCCTGACCTATACTAGACTGAGATCCCCTTCTAGGACGACCATATcctgactaacctccaccccgaTCTGGCTAAGCGGGTGGTGTAGTAACCAGTGCGGGAATCATAGTCTGACCTCATGGCTGGACTGGACCTCTATGAAGACGGGGTCAGTATTTCCTAACATGCCTCAGGTCTCCGCACTTATAGCAACCTTTGACCAGAAATGACTGCAGGGCATATGCCTGATGTCGTGAACCAGAATACCCACTAGTAGAAATACGTATCGATGAACCCTGAAGGTATGGAGCGCGATGAAAACTCTGCCACTAGAAGTGTACTAAATGAAGACTGCATAGAAGTTCCTCAATTGGGTAGCAGTGCATGATAATCTAGGCTCATAGAATTCCCCAAAATCAACCTCTGCCTCAAAATGATGCCTCACTGGAGCTCTATGAATGCCAGGACCTCTTGTTCCTACCCTGCATCATCTCTCTAGTCTCAATGTAGATGCACTTTATACGACGCGCTATCTCTACAACCTAGTGAAATAAAATCCCGGTCTTTAACTCTAGCCAAAACAATGTGAATACCATATTGAagaccatcaatgaatctcctcacgcTCTCCTCCTTAGTGGGAATAAAAAAAGTAGCATGATGGGATAGCTTTataaacctcatctcatactcaGTAACTGACCTTGGACCCTGCTGAAGGTACTGCCTCCTTATCTCTTTTCTCCTGGTGTGAGGCATGAAATTCTCCAAAAATACCCTATAGAACTGAGCCCAAGTAAGAGGAGGTGATCCTGCTGGTCTGCCGAGCTCATAATCCTGGCACCACCTCTTGGCTGGACCCTGCATCTGGAAGGCGGTAAAGCCAACTCTATTCGACTCGACCAGTTCCAAATTGCATAAAATCTCATGATAACTTTCCAAGAATCCATGGGCATCCTCTAAAGATGTGCCACTAAAGTAAGGAGGATGCAACTTTGTGAACTTATCCAATCTCTTCAGCTCATCGGCTAACATCGTCGGCCTCTCCTCAGGTTGCGCGGCAATAGTATGTTGAACTCCCCCAACTAGTAACACTCCAGGGGTCTGATAACATGGGCCACCTGCTCTAGGGTACGAGTAGCTGgagtcccccctccccccccccccgcatGGAAAGTAGTGGGTATAGTAGGAAATGCTCGGCCTGATCTAAACTCTCCAACAAGCCAACCATGCGGACAAATGCATACTAAACAACTGGTGAAACAAATAGACCCTAAGGAACCTGAGTTGGTACCTTTGGCTCATCATCAATCATGAACTTGTTCCTCAAtaggagctactagtggctccatGGCAGATGCCCAAGCAGGGACCCTAATTGTAGTGCGTGCTCCATCTCGATCTCTGCCTCAGCCCTAGCCTCTCACGGCCCTAGCCTGGGGTACCAGCGCCTGCTCAGTTGAAATAGATGAatgcgtcctcaccatctatgagagaatagaaaaagcAACAATTCAGACTTAGGAATAAACAAATCTGTACaacaaagaatgaaagaaaaggAAGTTTTCCTAAcggccttgtagcctctcgaagataagtacatacgtctatGTACCAATACGCAAGACTCTACAAGACTTACAtttgactcatgagacctaagaaACCTAGCGCTCTAATACTAACTTATCACGACCTAAAAATTCTACTAAAGTCGTGATGACATCTAACACTGCTTGCTAGGTAAACCAACATTCAATATACAGATATGAACTTTAATAATAGTAAGAAACAGTCTCAACAACGGAATACATAGTTAGCTGAAGTCAAATAGTGATACAGCTgaaataccatcccaaaatttggtgtcagcGAGTACATGAGCTCCAGAAAATAAGTAAGTACAACAGTCTGATCAGTCTGAGTAAAGATACAATATTGTCCGAAGAACATAAATAGTAATAAAAAGAAGTAAgtaaggggactccaaggtctgcacAAGGAACAACAGTGATACCTTGAAATCTCTAACATGAGCTAATATAAATTTCTAGCAATCAACTCTATCAGCAGCACATGTATCTGCACAtaaagtacagagtgtagtatgagtacagacGATCATATGTACTCTATGAGTAGCAAGCCTAACCTTAGATTAAAAATAGTGACGACATTGGCAAAGTCTACTACTTACTTTCAACAtccaatatcaacaataacaacgtaataagaacaaaagaaaaaaaataactcaAGAATATCAAGTTCAACTCTATCACATTAACAGGAAATAATCATGCTTTCCAAATAATTCAGTCAAGGCATCAACTTTTAAAGATATCATATATCAACTAGCATGAGGAAATTATGACTCTATGCATGCATGATGAGTATTCATGTAAAAAATAAATATCACATTTTAACTCTTCAAGTAAACACAATCTTAGCACGTGCATAATACCTGCCACAAATACCCTCAATCATCACACAACCATACTCAGAACTGTACGGGTGTCTGGCATAAGCCTCTCTCTAAGCACGTATCAAGTTCCTTCACTCACAAGGTCCAAAGTAACATCGGTTATCACTTGACTTCGTAGGGGAGGATCCTAGCCCAAGCGTTGATCAGATCATAAGTCAAAGATCATCATAACTCAGTCCAAATGGCATAGCCCATGCGTCACCTCACTATCAATATCACTCAGCCCAATATAGGGGTTGACGTATGCGTCACCTCACTATCAATATCACTTGGCTTTATTTCCCATGTTTAGTCATTAATCCACTCAAATCTCAATATACCAACATCTCACAGTATCAGAAATTAATATATCGCACAAATTATACCAACATGCCAAAATTCACTCAAACCCGTGTCATACAAGTAAGGACACTAACAACATATGAGATAACATGTAAGAAGTATACAGAGATGGTGATATAACATGTGGATATGATATTATGACTGAAAAATATGACTACAATcaaggcaaatagctcaacaaAGCAAAATAGCCACATCATGTCTCAAACGGATAAGCACGTCGCCTAGACACGATTTTTAGCATGAATATTAGCTCAAGTAGTCATACAAGTAGAGAAAATACTATAACAACgaggcatgatagcaaaacaaggcacATAATATCCTAAAGTCTATACAGATCATAAATAGCCATGGTGTATctgtatacactcgtcacctcgtatgtgTGTCACCCCCAACATGTAGCAAGCATCATAGTCCACGGGAAAATACCCTCAAGCCAAGCCTAAGAAAGATACTTATATTAAAGCGCGAGAATCACTACTCTAAAAGAACACTTTCCTCTCGAATTGGCCTTCGAACGAGTCAAAGTAGAGATCAAGTAGAGATCAAATCCCataatttatgtataataatTCCTCGGAAAATAAGATATAATATAAAAATCAAGTAGAGATCACATACCCTCTTGCCTTGTGTAAAAGTTCTCTTCAAAAGTTGGCCATTTCTAAGTTTAGGATTCAAATTATGAGAGAATGGGCTAAAATTCCGAATAGTCTACCTAGCGatagccttcgcgaacacggcccaagcttcgcattcgcgaagcacaactcaaCCACTACCCAAAaagacccttcgcgaatgcggtcaaccACCCGTGAAGGCGATGTCCTAGCGTCCTAAGCCTATACGAGCGTAGACCCCtgcccgcgatcgcgaaggccaaacctccTGCCAACTCCATCTTGCCTCACCTCTACACGAACATGAGACCAaaatcacgaacgcgaaggctattGACCACAACTTTCGTGAATGTGACATGTTGTCCACAAACatgaagaataaaaatgcatCTACCCCAAATAAGCCTCCGCGATCACGAGACCTACTCCGTGATTGTGAATCACACTAAGACACCAGCAGTAATCAGCAATCTCATCCAagctccgggtggtccgaaactcacctgagccacctgggaccctgtccaatcataccaacaagtccataaacactgCTCAGGCCTATCCAAATTCTCAAAACACATGCAAGATCACTACATATACGAATCGACGATCAAACCATCAATTGAGCTTCTCTTAGGTTCATAAGCTTCTAAACTTCCAACCAAATGTCCAAttcctaccaaatcaactcggaatgcaaccaaaatttgcacacaagtacTAAATAACATAAAAACCTATTTCAAGTCCTAAAACAACAATCCTAACCCAatagcctcaaagtcaactcccgatcaaacttataaaccgtacaaaccttcaaatttccaacttttgacaATTAGAGTCCAAACCTCGCTAGAACCTACAAATTCAGATTCGgatatatgcctaagtccaaaattaccatacgaacctattggaaccattaaaA
The sequence above is drawn from the Nicotiana tabacum cultivar K326 chromosome 13, ASM71507v2, whole genome shotgun sequence genome and encodes:
- the LOC142168276 gene encoding uncharacterized protein LOC142168276, giving the protein MLADELKRLDKFTKLHPPYFSGTSLEDAHGFLESYHEILCNLELVESNRVGFTAFQMQGPAKRWCQDYELGRPAGSPPLTWAQFYRVFLENFMPHTRRKEIRRQYLQQGPRSVTEYEMRFIKLSHHATFFIPTKEESVRRFIDGLQYGIHIVLARVKDRDFISLGCRDSASYKVHLH